The following coding sequences lie in one Zingiber officinale cultivar Zhangliang chromosome 2B, Zo_v1.1, whole genome shotgun sequence genomic window:
- the LOC122048458 gene encoding uncharacterized protein LOC122048458 yields MSKLLARSREVAVRPLEQTPHAIDYGRNRLHGYLVQPPRICSHDTASAPMRQRHNFMHTNYSVLYKKSFPLQTAPAGYVYPTCSASSGLEKNVFRNHAVSPPTLENRVPPTFTSDPLVHTSVSEAKLAATTRKLTYNDRKYSESSYHAADEDGTNKKYTRRETGKKISIHMLIGRMVLASRACMATMGILHYQLAQDSLDESRQEDELQ; encoded by the exons ATGAGTAAACTCCTCGCACGGTCGCGCGAGGTGGCTGTGCGGCCGCTTGAGCAGACGCCTCACGCAATCGATTACGGTCGCAATCGATTGCACGGCTACCTCGTGCAACCTCCTCGCATTTGCTCGCATGATACAGCCTCTGCTCCTATGAGGCAGCGCCACA ATTTTATGCACACAAATTACTCGGTGTTATATAAGAAGAGCTTCCCACTTCAAACTGCACCGGCAGGATATGTTTATCCTACATGTTCTGCCTCT AGTGGCTTGGAAAAAAATGTATTTAGAAATCATGCAGTTTCACCTCCTACATTAGAGAACCGAGTTCCTCCTACTTTTACTTCTGATCCACTGGTTCACACATCAGTGTCTGAAGCAAAG cTAGCGGCTACTACAAGAAAGCTAACTTACAATGATAGGAAGTATTCTGaatcatcatatcatgcagcTGACGAAGATGGAACAAACAAAAAGTACACAAGACGAG AAACTGGAAAGAAAATTTCTATCCACATGCTTATTGGAAGAATGGTTTTGGCAAGTAGGGCATGCATGGCAACGATGGGAATATTGCACTACCAATTGGCACAGGACAGTCTAGATGAAAGCAGACAAGAAGATGAGCTCCAGTAG